The following are encoded together in the Drosophila sechellia strain sech25 chromosome 3R, ASM438219v1, whole genome shotgun sequence genome:
- the LOC6619641 gene encoding protein unc-13 homolog 4B isoform X4, which produces MSYLSLPRVLSKFGSQNHSPSNQSSKTNSLTRSSTRTVCDEIRLPRKASSTQSLNKPFERRMSILNRNGSISSRHFRGVHKHLLDSHAKAVCHSMTVTDLYEEILFEIFNNIGCENNEECTNSLVEFVQDAFKIPNATHEEIYEAARLKEPPNVRLNVEIIKAENLMSKDSNGLSDPFVTLYLESNGSHRYNSSVKPATLNPIWEEHFSLPITENARDEVLIVEVWDFDAAETVKEKVNKILDVKGVKGLSKLMKEIAVTASSGKHDNELIGRAAITLKSIPVSGLTVWYNLEKGSKGRSRGSLLVNLALSAEKNKSVAVQEHKNLLKLLLMYELETSQVANYWWSGKFSPNAELIRSQHAAQSGLTPFDCALSQWHAYSTIHETHKLNFTLFNSILDVVVPVITYMQNDSEDVKTFWDGVRRLLPSCFAVLRKLRSKNTSDKNIIRALNEVLDILKKIKELEVPENVDIFPKSVYGWLHTNDTGETCNIDTAIEDAINTGTREWLEHIVEGSRQSKNTETDDEKLQYVIKLIQMVRSDLQRAMEYFDKIFYHKIQLNYSAVLYLFYDSKLAEICKSIIIEVCNNIKRLDVPDDQFEYLPNLENVNMGTTLFEVYLILKRYVQLGESLCSEPLELANFYPWFERGVTHWLDISIIKALSRIQKAIDLDQLKAVDETVKYSSSAVDTLSIFYQIKIFWQQLDWPEVEGSYIFVAKIVNDLCRCCIFYAQQMSRRVENIFIADDNNKNFILSEEWCIAINNMDYIRQSLPSFIKELSIDDIIKRLGEYRTNLEAERCASTIKTVIENALDTERNQIVELIEIVARKMAPPIRRYLAEGAEVLAKDSNSMDQLMMYLESSLATLYDTLNEINFQRILDGIWSELSIIMYDLIQSNLDKRRPPAFFQNLNNTLQTMMDCFKMGNLQTSDIKILSSIQSRLRLYSLETADLIHQYYLERLENQKSQESSPYGQLTVTAQLTDSGLLLNILNARNLLPMDSNGSVDSFVKASFMPTSRFNDVPTVKTNVHNKSCFPLYDQEFRINLSDLQRSEKNSLIVFSIKDKDLFGMSSQYIAESYISFADLEATPPGEQIMMNLSRPEYTDSESLRALEYRLGDKQAKDFLKKLKNRSFS; this is translated from the exons ATGAGCTACCTATCGCTACCACGTGTTCTGAGCAAGTTCGGCTCCCAGAACCACAGTCCGTCTAACCAAAGTTCGAAAACCAATAGCCTAACCAGATCCAGTACGCGCACTGTATGCGACGAGATCAGACTGCCGCGCAAGGCATCCTCCACCCAGTCGCTCAACAAGCCATTCGAGCGACGGATGAGCATACTGAATCGGAATGGAAGCATTTCCAGTCGACACTTCCGTGGTGTCCACAAGCATTTACTCGATTCCCACGCCAAGGCGGTCTGCCATTCGATGACC GTCACAGATCTGTATGAAGAgatattatttgaaattttcaaCAACATTGGCTGTGAAAACAACGAAGAGTGCACAAACAGCTTGGTCGAATTTGTGCAGGATGCATTCAAAATTCCGAACGCCACTCATGAGGAAATTTATGAGGCGGCGCGTCTGAAAGAACCGCCCAATGTTAGACTAAATGTCGAGATTATAAAGGCCGAGAACCTTATGTCCAAGGACTCAAACGGCTTGTCCGATCCGTTTGTTACCCTGTACTTGGAATCGAATGGCTCCCATCGATACAACTCATCGGTCAAGCCTGCCACATTGAATCCCATATGGGAGGAGCACTTTTCACT GCCAATTACTGAAAATGCTCGGGACGAAGTTCTTATCGTTGAAGTGTG GGACTTTGATGCTGCGGAAACCGTCAAGGAAAAAGTCAACAAAATCCTGGATGTTAAGGGGGTCAAAGGACTTAGCAAGCTGATGAAGGAAATAGCTGTAACAGCTTCCTCCGGAAAACATGATAATGAATTGATTGGCAGAGCTGCAATCACATTGAAA TCTATTCCCGTTTCCGGCCTCACCGTTTGGTATAACCTAGAAAAGGGAAGCAAGGGACGCAGTCGAGGATCACTTCTGGTTAATCTGGCCTTGAGTgcggaaaagaacaaaagtgtCGCCGTGCAGGAGCACAAGAACCTACTGAAACTGCTCCTGATGTACGAGCTGGAAACATCGCAGGTGGCCAACTACTGGTGGAGCGGCAAGTTCAGTCCCAATGCCGAACTCATTCGATCCCAGCATGCTGCCCAGAGTGGTTTAACTCCATTCGACTGTGCGCTAAGCCAGTGGCACGCATACAGCACCATCCATGAGACGCACAAACTCAATTTCACACTCTTTAATTCTATTCTGGACGTGGTGGTGCCAGTGATCACCTACATGCAGAACGATTCCGAGGATGTGAAAACATTCTGGGATGGCGTGAGACGGCTGCTTCCCTCGTGCTTCGCAGTGCTAAGGAAACTAAGATCCAAAAACACCAGTGATAAAAACATAATTAGAGCCCTGAACGAAGTGCTGGATATTCTAAAGAAGATTAAGGAGCTGGAAGTGCCGGAGAATGTGGACATATTCCCCAAATCGGTGTATGGTTGGCTACACACAAACGACACTGGTGAAACGTGCAATATTGACACTGCCATTGAGGATGCAATCAACACGGGCACAAGGGAATGGCTGGAGCACATAGTGGAGGGCAGCAGGCAATCTAAGAACACCGAAACCGATGACGAAAAGCTGCAGTACGTCATTAAACTGATACAAATGGTGCGGTCTGACCTGCAACGTGCAATGGAATATTTCGATAAAATATTTTACCA CAAAATTCAGCTTAACTATTCCGCtgtactttatttattttatgactCAAAACTTGCTGAAATCTGTAAATCAATTATAATAGAAGTGTGCAATAATATTAAGAGATTGGATGTGCCAGATGATCAATTCGAATATTTGCCCAACCTTGAGAATGTAAATATGGGCACGACTTTGTTTGAAGTCTATTTAATACTCAAGCGTTACGTCCAATTAG GAGAATCTCTTTGCTCCGAGCCCCTGGAACTGGCCAACTTTTACCCGTGGTTCGAGAGGGGAGTTACCCACTGGCTGGATATTTCAATAATCAAGGCGTTGAGTCGCATCCAGAAAGCAATTGATTTGGATCAGCTGAAAGCGGTCGATGAAACAGTGAAATACAGCTCCTCGGCTGTGGACACACTTTCCATATTCTACCAAATCAAGATATTTTGGCAACAACTTGACTGGCCAGAGGTCGAGGGTTCCTACATCTTCGTAGCCAAAATAGTCAAT GACCTTTGTCGCTGCTGCATATTTTATGCTCAACAGATGTCCCGCAGAGTCGAGAACATTTTTATTGCTGAtgataacaataaaaatttca ttttgTCGGAGGAGTGGTGCATAGCGATAAACAACATGGATTATATCCGCCAGAGCTTACCTTCATTCATAAAG GAACTTAGCATTGATGACATCATCAAGAGATTGGGGGAGTATCGAACTAACTTAGAGGCTGAGAGATGCGCAAGCACCATCAAAACTGTCATTGAAAATGCATTGGACACCGAACGCAATCAGATTGTTGAGCTCATAGAGATTGTGGCAAGGAAAATGGCACCGCCAATTAGACGATACTTGGCCGAAGGTGCTGAGGTGCTCGCCAAGGACTCCAACTCTATGGATCAGTTGATGATGTACCTGGAATCCTCATTGGCCACGCTCTACGACACTCTCAATGAGATTAACTTCCAGAGGATACTAGATGGCATTTGGTCGGAGTTATCCATTATTATGTATGACCTAATTCAATCAAATCTTGAC AAACGTCGACCACCAGCTTTCTTCCAAAATTTGAACAATACTCTTCAGACAATGATGGACTGCTTTAAAATGGGCAACCTTCAGACTTCGGACATAAAAATATTGTCTTCAATTCAAAGTCGACTAAGGCTTTATTCCCTGGAGACAGCGGATCTTATTCATCAGTATTACTTGGAGCGTCTAGAAAACCAAAAGAGCCAAGAGTCATCTCCATATGGACAACTTACCGTCACGGCTCAGTTAACTGATTCCGGCTTATTG ttaAATATCTTAAATGCTCGCAATCTGCTGCCAATGGACTCAAATGGTTCGGTTGACTCATTTGTTAAAGCCAGTTTCATGCCCACAAGTCGATTCAACGACGTACCCACTGTGAAGACCAACGTGCACAATAAAAGTTGTTTCCCGCTTTACGATCAGGAGTTTCGTAT AAACTTGAGTGACCTCCAGCGAAGTGAAAAGAATAGTCTAATTGTGTTTAGCATCAAAGATAAAGACTTATTCGGCATGTCGAGCCAGTATATAGCAGAGAGCTATATATCCTTCGCAGATCTGGAAGCGACACCACCGGGCGAGCAAATAATGATGAATCTATCCAGACCAGAGTATACAG ATTCCGAATCACTGCGTGCCTTGGAATACAGACTAGGTGATAAGCAGGCCAAGGATTTCCTTAAAAAGCTGAAGAACCGATCCTTCTCCTGA